The following proteins are encoded in a genomic region of Micromonospora olivasterospora:
- a CDS encoding WD40 repeat domain-containing protein: MTSWQEESGRRLLASAGMDRTVRIWDAADGRLIRTLEDHTGPVRAVTSWQEESGRRLLASAGTDGTVRIWDAADGRLIGTLAGHTGPVLAVTSWQEESGQRLLASASGDETVRIWDAADGRLLQTLAGHTDEVLAVTSWQDESGRRLLASASDDETVRIWDAADGRLLQTLAGHTGPVSAVTSWQEASGRRLLASASDDETVRIWDAADGSLLRTLEGHTDPVWAVTSWQEASGRRLLASTSGDRTVRIWDAANGRLLRTLEGHTARCGGDVVAGGAGPADAGLRQS, translated from the coding sequence GTGACGTCGTGGCAGGAGGAGTCGGGCCGGCGGCTGCTGGCCTCCGCCGGCATGGATCGGACGGTGCGGATCTGGGATGCGGCCGACGGTCGCCTGATCCGGACGTTGGAAGACCACACCGGCCCGGTGCGGGCGGTGACGTCGTGGCAGGAGGAGTCGGGCCGGCGGCTGCTGGCCTCCGCCGGCACGGATGGGACGGTGCGGATCTGGGATGCGGCCGACGGTCGCCTGATCGGGACGTTGGCAGGCCACACCGGCCCGGTGTTGGCGGTGACGTCGTGGCAGGAGGAGTCGGGCCAGCGGCTGCTGGCCTCCGCCAGCGGGGACGAGACGGTGCGGATCTGGGATGCGGCCGACGGCCGCCTGCTCCAGACGTTGGCAGGCCACACCGACGAGGTGTTGGCGGTGACGTCGTGGCAGGACGAGTCGGGCCGGCGGCTGCTGGCCTCCGCCAGCGACGACGAGACGGTGCGGATCTGGGATGCGGCCGACGGCCGCCTGCTCCAGACGTTGGCAGGCCACACCGGCCCGGTGTCGGCGGTGACGTCGTGGCAGGAGGCGTCGGGCCGGCGGCTGCTGGCCTCCGCCAGCGACGACGAGACGGTGCGGATCTGGGATGCGGCCGACGGTAGCCTGCTCCGGACGTTGGAAGGCCACACCGACCCGGTGTGGGCGGTGACGTCGTGGCAGGAGGCGTCGGGCCGGCGGCTGCTGGCCTCCACCAGCGGGGATCGGACGGTGCGGATCTGGGATGCGGCCAACGGCCGCCTGCTCCGGACGTTGGAAGGCCACACCGCGCGGTGCGGGGGTGACGTCGTGGCCGGCGGGGCCGGGCCGGCGGATGCTGGCCTCCGCCAGTCATGA